A stretch of the Bradyrhizobium arachidis genome encodes the following:
- a CDS encoding benzoate-CoA ligase family protein produces MSAEIRDQVPADSPGAREIGFAVPQIYNASRVLFDNLTSGRGDKLALIGPAGTRTYAELCADACRWGNGLASLGLQRGERVLLFLDDTPAYPAAFFGAVRAGFVPLLINTLTPPDLLQFYLADSGAAVAVTDAEFCARFNAEACKDTALRTLIVVNGEAGGHAVPQALAAASWLEKFPAELTEADTHRNEMAFWMYSSGSTGRPKGIVHLQHDMAYSEMAFAQNVLKLGPDDICFSVPKIFFAYGFGNSVTFPFSAGAATLLLPGQPRPATIFEAIERFKPTVFFGLPTLYTSLTKADGADKTDFSSLRMALSAAEVLSAEVFNGWKKLTGLEIVEGLGSTEVLHIYLSNSPDKKKLGAAGLRVPGYEVALRDKEGREVGDNEEGILWVRGDSNTPLYWNRPDKSAETIREGGWIYTGDRFVRDSDGFHFFRGRADDLVKISGQWVYPLEVELCLADHPEIRECAVFAAELPDRRMTLKAVVVMNDRSVDQGTTTRRLQDYVKGKLLPYKYPREVIFIDELPKTGTGKIDRQALLRM; encoded by the coding sequence ATGAGCGCCGAGATTCGCGACCAGGTGCCCGCGGACAGCCCGGGCGCGCGCGAGATCGGCTTTGCCGTTCCGCAAATCTACAATGCCAGCCGCGTGCTGTTCGACAACCTCACCAGCGGCCGCGGCGACAAGCTTGCGCTGATCGGCCCGGCCGGCACACGCACCTACGCCGAGCTCTGCGCCGACGCCTGCCGCTGGGGCAACGGTCTTGCGTCGCTGGGCCTGCAACGCGGCGAGCGCGTGCTGCTGTTCCTCGACGACACGCCGGCCTATCCGGCCGCGTTCTTCGGCGCGGTGCGCGCCGGTTTTGTGCCACTGCTCATCAATACGCTGACGCCGCCGGATCTCTTGCAATTCTATCTCGCCGATTCCGGCGCGGCCGTGGCGGTCACTGATGCCGAGTTCTGCGCGCGCTTCAACGCGGAGGCCTGCAAGGACACGGCCCTGCGCACGCTGATCGTAGTCAATGGCGAGGCAGGCGGCCACGCCGTGCCGCAGGCTCTTGCCGCGGCAAGCTGGCTGGAAAAATTTCCGGCCGAGCTCACTGAGGCCGACACCCATCGCAACGAGATGGCGTTCTGGATGTACTCGTCCGGTTCGACCGGCCGGCCCAAGGGCATCGTGCATCTCCAGCACGACATGGCCTATAGCGAGATGGCCTTCGCACAGAACGTTTTGAAGCTCGGGCCGGACGACATCTGCTTCTCGGTGCCAAAAATCTTCTTCGCCTATGGCTTTGGCAATTCGGTCACCTTCCCGTTCTCGGCCGGCGCTGCGACGCTGCTCCTGCCGGGCCAGCCCAGGCCAGCGACGATTTTCGAGGCGATCGAACGCTTCAAGCCCACCGTCTTCTTCGGCCTGCCGACGCTCTATACGTCGCTGACCAAGGCTGATGGTGCCGACAAGACCGATTTCTCCTCGCTCCGCATGGCGCTCTCCGCCGCCGAAGTGCTCTCGGCCGAAGTCTTCAACGGCTGGAAGAAGCTCACCGGCCTCGAGATCGTCGAAGGCCTCGGTTCGACCGAGGTCCTGCACATCTATCTCAGCAACAGCCCGGACAAGAAGAAGCTCGGCGCCGCGGGCCTGCGCGTCCCCGGCTACGAGGTCGCGCTGCGTGACAAGGAGGGCCGCGAGGTCGGCGACAACGAAGAGGGCATTTTGTGGGTGCGCGGCGATTCCAACACGCCGCTGTACTGGAATCGCCCGGACAAATCGGCCGAGACGATCCGCGAGGGCGGCTGGATTTACACCGGCGACCGCTTCGTCCGCGACTCCGACGGCTTTCACTTCTTCCGCGGCCGGGCCGATGATCTCGTCAAAATCTCGGGCCAGTGGGTCTACCCGCTCGAGGTCGAGCTGTGCCTCGCCGATCACCCCGAGATCCGCGAATGCGCCGTGTTCGCCGCCGAGCTGCCCGACCGCCGCATGACGCTGAAGGCGGTGGTCGTCATGAACGACCGCAGCGTCGATCAGGGCACGACGACGCGGAGATTGCAGGACTACGTCAAGGGCAAGCTGCTGCCCTACAAATATCCGCGCGAGGTGATCTTTATCGACGAGCTGCCGAAGACAGGAACGGGGAAGATCGACCGGCAGGCGTTGTTGAGGATGTGA